A region from the Lolium perenne isolate Kyuss_39 chromosome 4, Kyuss_2.0, whole genome shotgun sequence genome encodes:
- the LOC127295920 gene encoding DNA (cytosine-5)-methyltransferase CMT2 isoform X1, which translates to METPPHNPISPPSPPPVADGSPAADAGAGGEQADGGFGAGLEPLWSLLFGTPEELEPMWSPPREFDVSAEFAAAVADPEPLVDDGGGPWDGAAWRSTGLVAGEGSTRALSPPTAAPGFAEFDLPASDSSQGAPEVRPLDHYSPMPESPSTPVAVDMREKLVFISDISAPVPESVPSPAPAPACLEANVQESAPECTLNTMPSPPATSGDDADLSRLETEDASNYCSASEKIASASMAAVDLNAEYDPGANVDGCGTSGAISTDAKSLWGSQKIATPTVAAIVAPPDSNEYSFGASKITVAANAAPPESNEYSFRASKLRSVDKPIKEATTTTLHTVGKPIKGTTTAAPGNVGKSIKDTTTTAPDNIGKPTKETTTTAPDTTRKLIKETTTTAPDTGDLPNRVEQQGSPEIVKRKSTSSGNENKRGGLNIQVVVALPAVNYRSIKRGAVSVRAPKKTRMASKASSVGSGRLPPISPVVNSEPPMHKTEPYPHSPPSKYDLDTVKNSPLKRVDNTDVVPCNLGLLSAESQVVTEVPKELDGKLSKPVRAKRLRGSTESQVVTEVPKEPESNPHLPPSKYDLDTVKNSPSERVDNTGVVPCNSGLLSAESQVVTEVPKEPDGKLSKPVRAKRLRGSTESQVVTEVPKGPESNPHLPPSKYDLDTVKNSPLERVDNTGVVPCNSGLLSAESQVVTEVPKEPDGKLSKPVRAKRLRGSTESQVVTEVPKGPESYPHLPPSKYDLDIVKNSPLERVDNTGVVPCNSGLLSAESQVVTEVPKEPDGKFSKPVRAKRLRGSTGKCSPNLKRTKKNSGSICESPSVTMMLDPSKKNSGLICESPSVTMMPDPSNSAKVIFDKNLVDSEMVESDDGSCCFVGEAVPEEEARQRWPHRYEKNHHFVEKDMRSDIQLLANAADAVLEVKCHYLQASISGSTFCIGDCAFVKGPEGKPNYISRILEFFETVTGERYCRVQWFFRAEDTIMENQAQSHDPRRLFYSDLKDDNSLDCIVSKISIVQVSPCVDKESKSISPSQYYYDMKYSPDYSTFSTLEMGDMHAKLQSSHVSSINMKKVDFSKKQKSPVPNKKDLSLLDLYCGCGGMSTGLCLGANVGGVNLVTRWAVDNDEVACESFRLNHPETRVRNETTDDFLELLKEWQKLCKEYVRQSEVKDQADALTESSNGIPDESSVPPEELEVWKLVDICYGDLNNVRKRCLYFKVRWKGYGPNDDTWEPIEGLGNCTDAIRDFVIEGHKQKILPLPGDVDVVCGGPPCQGISGYNRNREFDAPFKCEKNMQIIVFMDVMQFLRPKYVYMENVLDILKFADATLAKYALSRLISMHYQAKLGIMAAGCYGLPQFRMRVFLLGCHPEEKLPPFPLPTHEAIVKNGCPLAFERNLVGWSDSTKGQLAKPIVLEDILSDLPKVGNEESRDEMAYVKGPQTEYQRYIRTFKSEVQGPKSHVAKAKSKKAKPKLYDHRPLALGNDNYLRVLQIPKKKGANFRDLPGVVVGPDNVAKLDPTKDRVLLPSGRPLVLDCILTYEDGKSLRPFGRLWWDEVVGTVLTCPNARMQALIHPAQDRLLTIRESARLQGFPDSYRFRGTVKDRYRQIGNAVAVPVGRALGYSLAMAYLNKIENDPLMALPPKFAFSHNIEDTTYSRVDG; encoded by the exons ATGGAAACTCCGCCCCACAACCCCATCTCGCCCCCCTCCCCGCCTCCGGTCGCCGATGGCTCCCCGGCGGCCGACGCCGGGGCGGGCGGAGAGCAGGCGGACGGAGGATTCGGCGCCGGGCTGGAGCCCCTGTGGTCGCTCCTCTTCGGCACCCCGGAGGAGCTGGAGCCCATGTGGTCGCCGCCAAGGGAGTTCGACGTCAGCGCCGAGTTCGCCGCCGCTGTGGCAGACCCGGAGCCCCTGGTGGATGACGGAGGAGGTCCCTGGGATGGCGCCGCGTGGAGGTCAACGGGGCTCGTCGCCGGCGAGGGCTCCACCCGGGCGCTATCTCCGCCCACCGCCGCGCCGGGCTTCGCGGAGTTCGACCTCCCCGCGTCTGATTCTTCCCAAGGCGCTCCCGAGGTGAGGCCGCTCGATCATTATTCACCCATGCCGGAATCTCCGTCTACTCCGGTTGCCGTAGACATGCGGGAAAAGCTCGTATTCATCTCCGACATCTCCGCGCCGGTGCCGGAGTCTGTAccatcgccggcgccggcgccggcttgTTTGGAAGCTAATGTACAGGAGAGTGCACCGGAGTGCACGCTGAACACCATGCCATCGCCTCCTGCAACTTCCGGGGACGATGCCGATTTGTCTCGTTTGGAGACAGAGGATGCTTCCAACTATTGCTCTGCTTCAGAGAAAATTGCCTCAGCAAGCATGGCTGCTGTTGATTTGAACGCAGAGTATGACCCCGGGGCCAATGTCGACGGTTGTGGTACCTCAGGTGCCATCAGTACAGATGCCAAATCTCTTTGGGGATCACAGAAGATTGCGACACCCACAGTGGCAGCAATTGTCGCACCCCCAGATTCGAATGAATACTCATTTGGAGCTTCCAAAATCACAGTGGCAGCAAATGCTGCACCTCCAGAATCGAATGAATACTCATTTAGAGCTTCCAAGCTACGCTCTGTGGATAAGCCGATCAAAGAGGCCACCACTACTACACTACACACAGTAGGGAAGCCAATCAAAGGGACCACCACTGCTGCACCAGGCAACGTTGGTAAGTCGATCAAAGATACCACCACTACTGCACCAGACAACATTGGTAAGCCGACCAAAGAAACCACCACTACTGCACCAGACACAACACGTAAGCTGATCAAAGAGACTACCACTACTGCACCAGACACAGGTGACTTGCCCAACAGGGTGGAACAGCAAGGATCACCAGAAATTGTTAAGAGGAAAAGCACCTCCAGTGGCAATGAGAACAAACGAGGTGGTCTAAACATTCAGGTTGTGGTGGCTTTACCAGCGGTGAATTATAGGTCCATAAAGCGGGGAGCAGTATCTGTTCGTGCTCCAAAGAAGACTAGGATGGCTTCAAAGGCATCATCAGTGGGTTCAGGCAGGTTACCACCTATTTCGCCAGTGGTAAACAGTGAACCTCCAATGCATAAAACAGAGCCTTATCCGCATTCACCACCTAGCAAGTATGATCTTGACACTGTAAAGAACTCGCCATTAAAGAGAGTGGATAATACTGATGTTGTACCGTGCAATTTGGGGCTACTGAGTGCAGAGTCACAAGTGGTAACTGAGGTACCCAAAGAACTAGATGGAAAACTTTCTAAGCCTGTAAGGGCAAAGAGGTTGAGGGGCTCAACAGAGTCACAAGTGGTAACTGAGGTACCCAAAGAGCCAGAGTCTAATCCGCATTTACCACCTAGCAAGTATGATCTTGACACTGTAAAGAACTCGCCATCAGAGAGAGTGGATAATACTGGTGTTGTACCGTGCAATTCGGGGCTACTGAGTGCAGAGTCACAAGTGGTAACTGAGGTACCCAAAGAGCCAGATGGAAAACTTTCTAAGCCTGTAAGGGCAAAGAGGTTGAGGGGCTCAACAGAGTCACAAGTGGTAACTGAGGTACCCAAAGGGCCAGAGTCTAATCCGCATTTACCACCTAGCAAGTATGATCTTGACACTGTAAAGAACTCCCCATTAGAGAGAGTGGATAATACTGGTGTTGTACCGTGCAATTCTGGGCTACTGAGTGCAGAGTCACAAGTGGTAACTGAGGTACCCAAAGAGCCAGATGGAAAACTTTCTAAGCCTGTAAGGGCAAAGAGGTTGAGGGGCTCGACAGAGTCACAAGTGGTAACTGAGGTACCCAAAGGGCCAGAGTCTTATCCGCATTTACCACCTAGCAAGTATGATCTTGACATTGTAAAGAACTCGCCATTAGAGAGAGTGGATAATACTGGTGTTGTACCGTGCAATTCGGGGCTACTGAGTGCAGAGTCACAAGTGGTAACTGAGGTACCCAAAGAGCCAGATGGAAAATTTTCTAAGCCTGTAAGGGCAAAGAGGTTGAGGGGCTCGACAGGTAAATGCTCGCCAAATTTGAAGAGGACAAAGAAAAATAGTGGCTCAATTTGTGAATCGCCTAGTGTCACAATGATGCTAGATCCAAGCAAGAAAAATAGTGGCCTAATTTGCGAATCGCCAAGTGTCACAATGATGCCAGATCCGAGCAATAGTGCAAAAGTTATCTTTGATAAGAATTTGGTTGATTCAGAGATGGTGGAAAGTGATGATGGATCCTGTTGTTTTGTGGGGGAGGCAGTGCCGGAGGAGGAGGCTAGGCAGAGGTGGCCTCATCGCTACGAGAAGAATCATCACTTTGTGGAGAAG GATATGAGGAGCGATATCCAACTGCTTGCAAA TGCTGCCGATGCTGTCTTGGAAGTTAAATGTCACTATTTGCAAGCCAGCATATCTGGATCTACTTTTTGCATTGGAGATTGTGCATTTGTGAAA GGTCCAGAAGGAAAACCAAATTACATAAGCAGAATACTCGAGTTTTTTGAAACAGTTACCGGTGAACGTTACTGCAGAGTGCAATGGTTTTTCAGAGCTGAAGACACG ATCATGGAAAACCAAGCACAGTCTCATGACCCAAGGAGGCTCTTTTACTCAGATCTGAAGGATGACAATTCACTAGATTGTATTGTCTCCAAAATTTCAATTGTGCAAGTTTCTCCTTGT GTTGATAAAGAGTCAAAGTCGATATCTCCATCCCAATATTACTATGACATGAAGTACTCTCCGGACTACAGTACTTTCTCTACCTTGGAAATGG GAGATATGCATGCCAAATTGCAGTCAAGTCACGTAAGTAGTATCAATATGAAAAAGGTTGACTTCAGTAAGAAGCAAAAGTCTCCTGTACCAAATAAGAAGGATCTCTCTTTGCTAGATCTCTACTGCGGTTGTGGTGGAATGTCAACTGGACTTTGTCTTGGGGCTAATGTTGGTGGTGTGAATCTTGTGACG AGATGGGCTGTTGATAATGATGAAGTTGCATGTGAAAGCTTCAGATTGAATCATCCAGAAACTCGG GTCCGGAATGAAACTACCGACGATTTCCTTGAATTGCTGAAAGAATGGCAAAAATTATGCAAAGAATATGTGAGGCAAAGTGAAGTAAAGGACCAGGCTGATGCTTTAACAGAATCCAGCAATGGAATTCCAGACGAGTCTTCAGTCCCTCCCGAAGAGCTTGAAGTATGGAAGCTAGTTGATATTTGCTATGGTGATCTCAATAATGTCAGAAAACGGTGCTTATATTTTAAG GTCCGTTGGAAGGGTTATGGCCCTAATGATGACACATGGGAGCCAATTGAAGGATTAGG GAACTGCACTGATGCAATTAGGGATTTCGTTATTGAGGGTCATAAGCAGAAGATACTACCACTTCCT GGTGATGTTGATGTTGTATGCGGGGGTCCACCATGCCAAGGCATTAGTGGCTACAACCGCAATAGAGAATTCGATGCACCATTTAAGTGTGAGAAGAACATGCAGATTATTGTCTTTATGGATGTCATGCAATTTTTGAGGCCCAAATATGTCTACATGGAAAATGTCCTTGATATATTGAAGTTTGCTGACGCGACACTTGCAAAATATGCTTTAAGTCGCCTAATTTCTATGCATTACCAAGCCAAACTGGGGATCATGGCTGCTGGATGTTATGGTCTTCCACAATTTCGGATGCGTGTATTTTTGTTGGGCTGTCATCCTGAGGAG AAATTGCCCCCATTTCCTCTGCCTACACATGAAGCGATTGTGAAGAATGGTTGCCCTTTGGCTTTTGAG CGTAATTTGGTTGGGTGGTCTGACAGCACGAAAGGGCAACTAGCGAAGCCAATTGTCCTTGAAGACATTCTTTCAGATCTTCCAAAA GTGGGAAACGAAGAAAGTCGTGATGAAATGGCATATGTAAAGGGCCCTCAAACAGAGTACCAAAGATACATTCGAACATTTAAATCTG AAGTGCAGGGTCCTAAATCTCATGTTGCAAAAGCTAAGTCAAAAAAAGCTAAGCCAAAATTGTATGATCATCGGCCGTTGGCACTTGGTAATGACAACTACTTAAGGGTGTTGCAAATTCCCAAGAAAAAG GGAGCTAATTTTAGAGACCTTCCGGGAGTTGTAGTTGGTCCGGACAATGTAGCTAAATTAGACCCAACAAAGGATAGAGTGCTTTTACCATCTGGTCGTCCTCTG GTGCTTGATTGTATACTAACGTATGAGGATGGTAAATCCTTAAG ACCTTTCGGCCGATTATGGTGGGATGAGGTAGTTGGAACTGTGCTGACGTGTCCAAATGCTCGTATGCAG GCCTTGATACATCCTGCACAGGACAGACTGCTCACTATTCGTGAAAGTGCTCGATTGCAAGGTTTTCCTGATAGCTACAGATTCCGTGGAACAGTCAAAGACAG GTATCGCCAAATTGGAAATGCCGTGGCCGTACCTGTTGGCCGTGCACTTGGGTATTCTTTGGCCATGGCCTATCTGAACAAGATTGAAAATGATCCCCTCATGGCGCTACCACCCAAGTTTGCGTTCTCCCATAATATAGAAGATACTACATATTCCAGAGTGGACGGTTGA